One window of Bactrocera tryoni isolate S06 chromosome 2, CSIRO_BtryS06_freeze2, whole genome shotgun sequence genomic DNA carries:
- the LOC120768096 gene encoding stAR-related lipid transfer protein 7, mitochondrial — MFSRILINIKHRSNATLRSWSYQCESIVAQRSRRIQQLFTFYHRVYGSNGLQRLLRSYHKQFEPPLRGIMLSAVGAVGLNISTAIEAAGFNWDKERLSLKNFDLCRRDLEFLNQLPNNELCPLCHDKHMKYCYCSVGNKKCKSSKDGQESMRNCRGPLNLKRDSVPIGNKLIETVSEQLWEPYFSKDEFSVWRREERSTMYSYKVYARFDDVSAEDLLHVQTDLEYRRLWDETAIQLKMIEEDPRPNTNSHLIYWEMQWPKLFSNRDYVYCRRFVKDEKLNVMMVCSRGTEHPKYPLYSNKVRVNDYWSLMVIKPYETFSEPGVHYILTYFDDPGLPIPQNIKSWVTQKQMPEFLRKMYLATKQYSYKRSLEMQHIFSISNFHLQSSEYLANESRTSWFKKILRTREPGKEK, encoded by the coding sequence atgtttagtcgtattttaataaatattaagcatCGATCAAATGCGACATTACGCTCATGGTCGTACCAATGCGAATCAATTGTGGCGCAACGTTCACGACGAATCCAACAGCTTTTTACCTTCTACCACCGCGTTTACGGTTCAAATGGTCTACAACGACTGCTTCGATCTTATCACAAGCAATTTGAACCGCCTTTAAGGGGTATTATGTTGAGCGCTGTAGGAGCTGTTGGCTTAAATATAAGTACAGCAATTGAAGCGGCAGGTTTCAATTGGGACAAAGAGCGCTTGAGCCTAAAAAATTTTGACCTTTGTCGGAGAGATCTTGAATTTTTAAATCAGTTGCCAAATAATGAATTATGTCCCCTATGCCATGATAAACACATGAAATACTGTTATTGCTCAGTTGgaaataaaaagtgtaaatcATCTAAAGATGGACAAGAAAGTATGCGTAACTGTCGAGGACCACTAAATTTAAAAAGAGACTCTGTACCTATAGGAAATAAACTAATAGAAACCGTTAGTGAACAGTTATGGGAACCATATTTTAGCAAGGATGAATTCTCTGTTTGGAGGCGGGAGGAAAGATCGACTATGTACTCCTATAAAGTGTACGCTCGCTTTGATGATGTTTCCGCCGAAGATCTTCTACATGTACAGACTGACTTAGAATATCGTCGACTGTGGGATGAAACTGCTATACAATTGAAAATGATAGAAGAAGATCCACGGCCTAATACCAATTCACATCTTATCTATTGGGAAATGCAGTGGCCGAAACTTTTTTCCAATCGCGATTACGTCTACTGTCGTCGTTTTGTTAAAGACGAAAAACTTAATGTTATGATGGTTTGTAGTCGTGGTACGGAACATCCCAAATATCCGCTCTATTCGAACAAAGTTAGAGTTAACGATTATTGGAGTTTGATGGTTATAAAACCATATGAAACATTCAGTGAACCCGGTGTGcattacatacttacatatttcgaTGATCCAGGTTTACCAAttccacaaaatattaaatcatgGGTAACTCAAAAACAAATGCCTGAATTTTTACGTAAAATGTATCTTGCAACGAAGCAGTACTCATACAAACGGTCACTCGAAATGCAACACATTTTTAGTATATCAAACTTTCATTTACAAAGTAGCGAATACTTGGCGAACGAATCCAGGACGAGCtggtttaagaaaatattacgcACCCGTGAACCAGGGAAGGAAAAGTAA